Genomic window (Spirosoma sp. KCTC 42546):
TAGTCAGCAAGGCCAGGCGATTCATGTACACGTAAGGCTTCATTCTATCAACTGTGTTTAAAATGAGAAAAAGAACAGTTGAACCGGTTCAGTTGGCAATACGGGCTATCGTAAAAAAGGGTTGCGTGAAGAAGGAAAAGTTTTGAATAAATGGTCATGAGTAGTCAGGATTATGCCTGACCAGTAGTATCTGCCCGTCGGTCGGCCCGGATTTCGGGAATGGTATCGGGGTCGATCAATCCCAGCGAGGCTGCGTGTTCAGCAGCCGCTACCGTGTCGGACACCAGCAGCATAGGAACATGGTAGGCTTCTGTGGTTTGGATGAGTGCCCGAACGGTTTCGTCGCGTCGGTCTTCCGATACATCGCGAATATAGATAGCCCGAATTCTGCCCGGGTTTTCGCGTACAATCTGTGTATAAATTTCGGGATCCTGCTGACCACTATCCCCAATGAGTACAAACGGCAACTGCGGGTTCACGTCCAATACTTTCCGAATCATGGCTAGCTTATGCACATGGTGTCCCTCTGGCAATAAAAACGTGGGCGATATGCTAAAATCGCGGAGAAAAATCGGTCCTTTCGGAATCCCCTGAATCCGAAAAAAATCAACCAGAAGGTCATATAAATTCCAGGGACTGCTCGATACATAATAAATCGGATTGAACAACGTAGTAACAGGACCACTTTGTAATGCCCGATAAAACGCGGCTATTCCCGCAAAGGGCAAGCGGGTGTAGGCGTTTCCTAAAAACGTAAGTCGTGCCGTTTGGAGTAAGTTTGTAGCATCGGTCACGAGCACGGTGTCGTCGATGTCGGAGATAATACCAAACTGACTAAATGGTGGGGAAATCATCAGATAACCATCTTTAACAACAGATTGATTCTCTGACGTTTCCTTCGTATCAGGCTGTAAAACGCCCTCCAGCGAATAACGAACGGGAAACCATACCCGACCGGCCGGTAAATCGTTCGGAGGGTTAATAGTCACCTCAAAGTAGCCTTCCTTATCCGTTATGGTCGTGTGTGCCAGACCAAAAGCTTCAACACGCACGGTAACACCTTCCACTTCATCACTTCCGAAGCGTTGATAGGTAGCCAGTAGATTTTGCCAGAACGTATCCCGGTCGCTGGGTGTGCTTAAATCGCGCTGACGTAAAACGCGGCCTTTCAGAAAAACTTCCGACGGGCTCCCAAAGCCACGATAGTAAATAATCCGGTAGGGTTTTTCGGCATCGAGCCGCCCAAAGAGCCGGGTTTTGAGTCGATCGAACTGGGTTTCAACATCAGTTGATGCAGATACTAAAAAATCTTTCCAGGAGGACATAAGTAGTAAGCGGCTGGTTTACGCAGGTCAGCCATCGTTTTTTCGTGAAGATAATGGCGTAATTTTCGACCATCCGGGGTTTAGTGGTAACTTTGGCAGTCAATACTACAAACCATGAGCAAACAAATTGTTTATAGCGAACAAGCCCCTGAACCCATTGGTCCCTACAGTCAGGCGGTTAAAGTAAATGTAGCCGCCGGCACGGGAATCCTGTTCGTTTCTGGCCAAGTTGCCATCGACCTGGCCCCCAAAGGCGATATTAAGGCTGAAACACAAAAGGTCATGGAGAACATCGGGGCTATTTTGAAGGCTGCTGGTCTGGATTATACCAACGTGGTTAAATCCACCATTTTCGTGAAGGACATGAATAATTTCGCTGCTATTAACGAAGTCTATGGTCAGTTCTTCACCAGCGAACCACCTGCTCGCGAAACGGTTGAAGTAGCCCGCCTACCTAAAGATGTTAATGTTGAAATTTCGGTAATTGCTGTTTAATAAAAAAGGAGGAAAGGGAGGAGGGGTAGAAAAGGGAAGAAAAAGAGAGAAGGGTTATAGTTGTATTCCCTTTTGTCCTTTTCTCCCCTTCCTGCCTTTCCTCCCCCTCACAAAATTATGTCAAAACCCGTTCGCGTTCGTTTCGCGCCCAGCCCAACCGGCCCGCTGCATATTGGCGGGGTGCGTACTGCGCTTTATAATTACCTGTTCGCCCGAAAAATGGGCGGCAAGATGCTTCTTCGTATTGAGGATACCGACCAGAATCGTTTTGTGCCGGGAGCCGAAGATTATATTCTCGAATCGCTACGCTGGGTAGGCATTCAAATCGATGAAGGTCAGGGCGTAGGAGGTCCAGATGGCCCCTACCGCCAATCGGAGCGTCGGGAAATTTACCAGAAAGAAGCCCAGCGATTGATTAACGAAGGTAAAGCCTATTACGCTTTCGATACAGCCGAAGAGCTGGACGCCATGCGCAAACGGCTGGAAGAAGCTAACGCACCAGCCGCACAATACAATGCCATTACCCGCATGCAAATGCGTAACTCCCTGACCTTAAAGCCTGAGGACGTTCGTGCTCGTATGGATGCTGGTGAGCCCTACGTGATTCGACTAAAAACACCCCGGAAAGAAGAAGTCCGGCTTAACGATATCATTCGGGGTTGGGTCAATGTTCACTCGTCGGCTATCGACGATAAAGTGCTGTTGAAATCCGACGGGTTGCCAACCTATCACTTAGCCAATATCGTAGACGACCATCTGATGGGCATTACGCACGTCATTCGGGGTGAAGAGTGGTTACCCTCGGCTCCGCTCCATGTGTTGCTATACCGGTATTTAGGTTGGGAAGATACAATGCCCCAGTTTGCCCACTTACCGTTGTTGCTCAAACCAGAAGGCAACGGTAAGCTCAGCAAGCGCGATGCTGATCTCGGTGGTTTTCCGATTTTTCCCCTACAATGGACTGATCCATTTACCGGAACAGTAGCGCGGGGTTTCCGCGAAGATGGCTACTTACCCGAAGCGACCATTAATTTTCTAGCCCTACTCGGCTGGAACCCAGGCACCGAGCAGGAGTTGTTTTCGATGGACGAACTCGTTGCCAGCTTCGACCTCACCCAGGTTCATAAAGCAGGGGCCCGTTTCGACATTCAGAAAGCGCAGTGGTTCAACCATCAGTACATTCGTCAGCAGTCAAATACTGACCTGGCACCTACTGTTCAGCAACAGGCCGAAAAAGCCGGATTTGTCTGCTCAATAGAAAAAGCAGAGAAAATTGCGGCTTTATTGAAAGGTCGGGTCAATTTTGCCCACGAAATATTTACTGAGGCCGGGACGATATTCAATGCGCCAATAGCCTATGACGAAGCTATTGTAACGGCCAAATGGAATGCTGATGCAGTAAAAGCCGTAACTGTTTTTCGCGATGCATTACAGTCATTTGACGGTGAATTC
Coding sequences:
- a CDS encoding App1 family protein, giving the protein MSSWKDFLVSASTDVETQFDRLKTRLFGRLDAEKPYRIIYYRGFGSPSEVFLKGRVLRQRDLSTPSDRDTFWQNLLATYQRFGSDEVEGVTVRVEAFGLAHTTITDKEGYFEVTINPPNDLPAGRVWFPVRYSLEGVLQPDTKETSENQSVVKDGYLMISPPFSQFGIISDIDDTVLVTDATNLLQTARLTFLGNAYTRLPFAGIAAFYRALQSGPVTTLFNPIYYVSSSPWNLYDLLVDFFRIQGIPKGPIFLRDFSISPTFLLPEGHHVHKLAMIRKVLDVNPQLPFVLIGDSGQQDPEIYTQIVRENPGRIRAIYIRDVSEDRRDETVRALIQTTEAYHVPMLLVSDTVAAAEHAASLGLIDPDTIPEIRADRRADTTGQA
- a CDS encoding Rid family detoxifying hydrolase, with product MSKQIVYSEQAPEPIGPYSQAVKVNVAAGTGILFVSGQVAIDLAPKGDIKAETQKVMENIGAILKAAGLDYTNVVKSTIFVKDMNNFAAINEVYGQFFTSEPPARETVEVARLPKDVNVEISVIAV
- the gltX gene encoding glutamate--tRNA ligase, which encodes MSKPVRVRFAPSPTGPLHIGGVRTALYNYLFARKMGGKMLLRIEDTDQNRFVPGAEDYILESLRWVGIQIDEGQGVGGPDGPYRQSERREIYQKEAQRLINEGKAYYAFDTAEELDAMRKRLEEANAPAAQYNAITRMQMRNSLTLKPEDVRARMDAGEPYVIRLKTPRKEEVRLNDIIRGWVNVHSSAIDDKVLLKSDGLPTYHLANIVDDHLMGITHVIRGEEWLPSAPLHVLLYRYLGWEDTMPQFAHLPLLLKPEGNGKLSKRDADLGGFPIFPLQWTDPFTGTVARGFREDGYLPEATINFLALLGWNPGTEQELFSMDELVASFDLTQVHKAGARFDIQKAQWFNHQYIRQQSNTDLAPTVQQQAEKAGFVCSIEKAEKIAALLKGRVNFAHEIFTEAGTIFNAPIAYDEAIVTAKWNADAVKAVTVFRDALQSFDGEFLADTIKHTLSDTMQQAGIKQGKIMQAMRLALTGSGAGPDLMLTMEIIGKDETIGRLEKALEILKIAV